A region of Polyodon spathula isolate WHYD16114869_AA chromosome 4, ASM1765450v1, whole genome shotgun sequence DNA encodes the following proteins:
- the LOC121314095 gene encoding rho GTPase-activating protein 12-like isoform X15, with product MKYTYAMPQTTSPTGQGRAESPVYANLQELKISQSSLPPVPTGSPLQTSGEWDTHKDLNGRHYYFNRATQERTWKPPRARDTSSSSSSSTRGEPHVSGDQELLSSEENCHSTYSSQSDSQYGSPPRGWSEELDEHGQTLYVSEYTSEKWIKHVDEQGRPYYYSADGSRSEWELPKVSKQAEERKPYKLSPPLPGEFPKSRSLDRKQVDPIVLTKWRHSTYVLDLSDKLSVVHKRNASEHHTGVIAPPPYHEQESPTTPKQGFSDSDSCPSSPKHPTAASEKCGVLNVTKITEHGKKVRKNWTSSWTVLQGFTLLFAKGQGGGTGWSYYQRGSIPELLLSLLANWKRSVKWRPAVSYVNSGPVTAATKFGGSQSKPEFIVDLRGAILEWASKDKSSKKRVLELKTRQGTELLIQSENDTVINDWYKALGEIISTHAWESDEAIEEDMPESPGADKHDKDSRDSKKSRSMKSSVSIDSSDQKKTKVKLKKFLTRRPTLQAVRDKGYIKDQVFGCNLTSLCQRENSTVPHFVRMCIDHLEKNGLNVDGLYRVSGNLAVIQKLRFAINHDENVDLKDSKWEDTHVITGALKMFFRELPEPLFTHNYFNDFVSAIKSQDYKQRVQSINNLIKQLPKPHQDTMQALFKHLRKVIEHGEENRMNTQSVAIVFGPTLLRPETETGNIAVHMVYQNQIVELILLEYESIFVR from the exons ACCACTTCCCCGACAGGCCAGGGCAGAGCCGAGTCTCCAGTGTATGCAAACCTGCAGGAGCTGAAGATCTCGCAGTCCAGTCTGCCACCCGTCCCCACCGGATCGCCCCTGCAAACCAGCGGGGAGTGGGACACTCACAAAGATCTCAACGGGAGGCACTACTACTTCAACAGGGCCACCCAGGAGCGCACATGGAAGCCCCCTCGTGCACGggacaccagcagcagcagcagcagcagcacccgaGGGGAGCCTCATGTCTCTGGGGATCAGGAG ctCCTTTCGTCCGAAGAGAACTGCCATAGCACTTATTCCAGCCAGTCAGATAGTCAGTATGGGTCTCCTCCCCGAGGCTGGTCTGAGGAGCTGGATGAACATGGGCAGACCTTGTATGTCAGTGAATATACTAGTGAAAAG TGGATAAAACATGTTGATGAACAAGGTCGACCATATTACTATAGCGCAGATGGTTCAAGATCTGAATGGGAACTACCGAAAGTGAGTAAGCAAGCTGAAGAACGGAAACCT tataaacTCTCGCCACCACTGCCGGGAGAATTTCCTAAAAGCAGAAGTCTGGACCGGAAGCAAGTTGATCCTATAGTGTTAACAAAGTGGAGGCACAGCACATACGTGCTGGATTTAAGTGACAAG TTGTCTGTCGTACACAAGCGTAATGCATCTGAACATCACACGGGAGTTATTGCTCCCCCACCTTATCATGAACAA GAATCTCCAACCACTCCAAAGCAAGGCTTTTCTGATTCTGATTCCTGCCCTTCCTCTCCAAAGCACCCTACAGCT gcttCAGAGAAATGTGGAGTGTTAAATGTAACCAAAATCACAGAACATGGAAAGAAAGTTAG GAAGAACTGGACATCCTCGTGGACTGTGCTGCAGGGCTTCACGTTGTTATTTGCCAAAGGTCAAGGTGGCGGGACTGGTTGG TCGTACTACCAAAGGGGCTCGATCCCTGAGCTGCTCCTCTCGCTGCTAGCCAACTGGAAACGCTCGGTCAAGTGGCGGCCCGCTGTCTCCTATGTAAACTCTGGCCCTGTTACAGCTGCCACT AAGTTTGGGGGCAGTCAATCTAAACCCGAATTTATTGTGGATCTTAGAGGGGCGATCTTGGAATGGGCTTCAAAAGACAAATCCAGCAAGAAGCGTGTCTTGgag CTAAAAACACGGCAAGGAACTGAGCTGCTAATTCAGTCTGAAAATGACACTGTTATCAACGACTGGTACAAAGCACTGGGAGAGATAATAAGTACTCAT GCTTGGGAGTCTGACGAAGCAATCGAAGAAGACATGCCAGAGTCTCCTGGAGCCGATAAACACGACAAGGACAGCAGAGACTCGAAGAAATCACGCT CCATGAAGAGCTCTGTCAGTATAGATTCTTCAGACCAGAAGAAGACCAAGGTAAAACTGAAGAAGTTCCTGACTCGCCGACCCACACTGCAGGCAGTCAGAGACAAGGGCTATATTAAAG ATCAAGTATTTGGATGTAACCTGACCAGCCTCTGTCAGAGGGAGAACTCTACTGTGCCACACTTTGTTAGGATGTGTATCGATCATTTAGAAAAGAACG gtTTAAATGTTGATGGTTTATACAGAGTAAGTGGAAACCTGGCTGTGATACAGAAGCTACGATTCGCTATAAATCACG ATGAGAATGTGGACCTGAAGGATAGTAAATGGGAAGATACTCATGTCATCACTGGAGCGCTGAAGATGTTCTTTAGAGAACTGCCCGAGCCTCTCTTCACACATAACTACTTCAATGACTTTGTCAGTGCTATCA AAAGTCAGGATTACAAGCAGCGTGTGCAGTCTATAAACAACTTAATCAAGCAGTTGCCAAAACCTCACCAGGACACCATGCAGGCACTCTTCAAACACCTCagaaa AGTTATAGAGCATGGAGAAGAGAACCGTATGAACACTCAAAGTGTTGCTATAGTGTTTGGCCCGACTCTCCTAAGACCCGAGACAGAGACTGGAAACATTGCAGTACATATGGTATATCAGAACCAGATTGTAGAATTGATCCTATTGGAGTACGAGAGCATTTTCGTCAGGTAA
- the LOC121314095 gene encoding rho GTPase-activating protein 12-like isoform X13 encodes MIRFATSKGYNKQGEEEEDDEVFVYSPGLKVKQKTTSPTGQGRAESPVYANLQELKISQSSLPPVPTGSPLQTSGEWDTHKDLNGRHYYFNRATQERTWKPPRARDTSSSSSSSTRGEPHVSGDQELLSSEENCHSTYSSQSDSQYGSPPRGWSEELDEHGQTLYVSEYTSEKWIKHVDEQGRPYYYSADGSRSEWELPKVSKQAEERKPYKLSPPLPGEFPKSRSLDRKQVDPIVLTKWRHSTYVLDLSDKLSVVHKRNASEHHTGVIAPPPYHEQESPTTPKQGFSDSDSCPSSPKHPTAASEKCGVLNVTKITEHGKKVRKNWTSSWTVLQGFTLLFAKGQGGGTGWSYYQRGSIPELLLSLLANWKRSVKWRPAVSYVNSGPVTAATKFGGSQSKPEFIVDLRGAILEWASKDKSSKKRVLELKTRQGTELLIQSENDTVINDWYKALGEIISTHAWESDEAIEEDMPESPGADKHDKDSRDSKKSRSMKSSVSIDSSDQKKTKVKLKKFLTRRPTLQAVRDKGYIKDQVFGCNLTSLCQRENSTVPHFVRMCIDHLEKNGLNVDGLYRVSGNLAVIQKLRFAINHDENVDLKDSKWEDTHVITGALKMFFRELPEPLFTHNYFNDFVSAIKSQDYKQRVQSINNLIKQLPKPHQDTMQALFKHLRKVIEHGEENRMNTQSVAIVFGPTLLRPETETGNIAVHMVYQNQIVELILLEYESIFVR; translated from the exons ATGATTCGCTTTGCTACTTCCAAAGGCTACAATAAgcaaggagaggaggaggaggacgatgAGGTTTTTGTCTACAGTCCAGGGTTAAAGGTGAAACAgaag ACCACTTCCCCGACAGGCCAGGGCAGAGCCGAGTCTCCAGTGTATGCAAACCTGCAGGAGCTGAAGATCTCGCAGTCCAGTCTGCCACCCGTCCCCACCGGATCGCCCCTGCAAACCAGCGGGGAGTGGGACACTCACAAAGATCTCAACGGGAGGCACTACTACTTCAACAGGGCCACCCAGGAGCGCACATGGAAGCCCCCTCGTGCACGggacaccagcagcagcagcagcagcagcacccgaGGGGAGCCTCATGTCTCTGGGGATCAGGAG ctCCTTTCGTCCGAAGAGAACTGCCATAGCACTTATTCCAGCCAGTCAGATAGTCAGTATGGGTCTCCTCCCCGAGGCTGGTCTGAGGAGCTGGATGAACATGGGCAGACCTTGTATGTCAGTGAATATACTAGTGAAAAG TGGATAAAACATGTTGATGAACAAGGTCGACCATATTACTATAGCGCAGATGGTTCAAGATCTGAATGGGAACTACCGAAAGTGAGTAAGCAAGCTGAAGAACGGAAACCT tataaacTCTCGCCACCACTGCCGGGAGAATTTCCTAAAAGCAGAAGTCTGGACCGGAAGCAAGTTGATCCTATAGTGTTAACAAAGTGGAGGCACAGCACATACGTGCTGGATTTAAGTGACAAG TTGTCTGTCGTACACAAGCGTAATGCATCTGAACATCACACGGGAGTTATTGCTCCCCCACCTTATCATGAACAA GAATCTCCAACCACTCCAAAGCAAGGCTTTTCTGATTCTGATTCCTGCCCTTCCTCTCCAAAGCACCCTACAGCT gcttCAGAGAAATGTGGAGTGTTAAATGTAACCAAAATCACAGAACATGGAAAGAAAGTTAG GAAGAACTGGACATCCTCGTGGACTGTGCTGCAGGGCTTCACGTTGTTATTTGCCAAAGGTCAAGGTGGCGGGACTGGTTGG TCGTACTACCAAAGGGGCTCGATCCCTGAGCTGCTCCTCTCGCTGCTAGCCAACTGGAAACGCTCGGTCAAGTGGCGGCCCGCTGTCTCCTATGTAAACTCTGGCCCTGTTACAGCTGCCACT AAGTTTGGGGGCAGTCAATCTAAACCCGAATTTATTGTGGATCTTAGAGGGGCGATCTTGGAATGGGCTTCAAAAGACAAATCCAGCAAGAAGCGTGTCTTGgag CTAAAAACACGGCAAGGAACTGAGCTGCTAATTCAGTCTGAAAATGACACTGTTATCAACGACTGGTACAAAGCACTGGGAGAGATAATAAGTACTCAT GCTTGGGAGTCTGACGAAGCAATCGAAGAAGACATGCCAGAGTCTCCTGGAGCCGATAAACACGACAAGGACAGCAGAGACTCGAAGAAATCACGCT CCATGAAGAGCTCTGTCAGTATAGATTCTTCAGACCAGAAGAAGACCAAGGTAAAACTGAAGAAGTTCCTGACTCGCCGACCCACACTGCAGGCAGTCAGAGACAAGGGCTATATTAAAG ATCAAGTATTTGGATGTAACCTGACCAGCCTCTGTCAGAGGGAGAACTCTACTGTGCCACACTTTGTTAGGATGTGTATCGATCATTTAGAAAAGAACG gtTTAAATGTTGATGGTTTATACAGAGTAAGTGGAAACCTGGCTGTGATACAGAAGCTACGATTCGCTATAAATCACG ATGAGAATGTGGACCTGAAGGATAGTAAATGGGAAGATACTCATGTCATCACTGGAGCGCTGAAGATGTTCTTTAGAGAACTGCCCGAGCCTCTCTTCACACATAACTACTTCAATGACTTTGTCAGTGCTATCA AAAGTCAGGATTACAAGCAGCGTGTGCAGTCTATAAACAACTTAATCAAGCAGTTGCCAAAACCTCACCAGGACACCATGCAGGCACTCTTCAAACACCTCagaaa AGTTATAGAGCATGGAGAAGAGAACCGTATGAACACTCAAAGTGTTGCTATAGTGTTTGGCCCGACTCTCCTAAGACCCGAGACAGAGACTGGAAACATTGCAGTACATATGGTATATCAGAACCAGATTGTAGAATTGATCCTATTGGAGTACGAGAGCATTTTCGTCAGGTAA
- the LOC121314095 gene encoding rho GTPase-activating protein 12-like isoform X14 produces MIRFATSKGYNKQGEEEEDDEVFVYSPGLKTTSPTGQGRAESPVYANLQELKISQSSLPPVPTGSPLQTSGEWDTHKDLNGRHYYFNRATQERTWKPPRARDTSSSSSSSTRGEPHVSGDQELLSSEENCHSTYSSQSDSQYGSPPRGWSEELDEHGQTLYVSEYTSEKWIKHVDEQGRPYYYSADGSRSEWELPKVSKQAEERKPYKLSPPLPGEFPKSRSLDRKQVDPIVLTKWRHSTYVLDLSDKLSVVHKRNASEHHTGVIAPPPYHEQESPTTPKQGFSDSDSCPSSPKHPTAASEKCGVLNVTKITEHGKKVRKNWTSSWTVLQGFTLLFAKGQGGGTGWSYYQRGSIPELLLSLLANWKRSVKWRPAVSYVNSGPVTAATKFGGSQSKPEFIVDLRGAILEWASKDKSSKKRVLELKTRQGTELLIQSENDTVINDWYKALGEIISTHAWESDEAIEEDMPESPGADKHDKDSRDSKKSRSMKSSVSIDSSDQKKTKVKLKKFLTRRPTLQAVRDKGYIKDQVFGCNLTSLCQRENSTVPHFVRMCIDHLEKNGLNVDGLYRVSGNLAVIQKLRFAINHDENVDLKDSKWEDTHVITGALKMFFRELPEPLFTHNYFNDFVSAIKSQDYKQRVQSINNLIKQLPKPHQDTMQALFKHLRKVIEHGEENRMNTQSVAIVFGPTLLRPETETGNIAVHMVYQNQIVELILLEYESIFVR; encoded by the exons ATGATTCGCTTTGCTACTTCCAAAGGCTACAATAAgcaaggagaggaggaggaggacgatgAGGTTTTTGTCTACAGTCCAGGGTTAAAG ACCACTTCCCCGACAGGCCAGGGCAGAGCCGAGTCTCCAGTGTATGCAAACCTGCAGGAGCTGAAGATCTCGCAGTCCAGTCTGCCACCCGTCCCCACCGGATCGCCCCTGCAAACCAGCGGGGAGTGGGACACTCACAAAGATCTCAACGGGAGGCACTACTACTTCAACAGGGCCACCCAGGAGCGCACATGGAAGCCCCCTCGTGCACGggacaccagcagcagcagcagcagcagcacccgaGGGGAGCCTCATGTCTCTGGGGATCAGGAG ctCCTTTCGTCCGAAGAGAACTGCCATAGCACTTATTCCAGCCAGTCAGATAGTCAGTATGGGTCTCCTCCCCGAGGCTGGTCTGAGGAGCTGGATGAACATGGGCAGACCTTGTATGTCAGTGAATATACTAGTGAAAAG TGGATAAAACATGTTGATGAACAAGGTCGACCATATTACTATAGCGCAGATGGTTCAAGATCTGAATGGGAACTACCGAAAGTGAGTAAGCAAGCTGAAGAACGGAAACCT tataaacTCTCGCCACCACTGCCGGGAGAATTTCCTAAAAGCAGAAGTCTGGACCGGAAGCAAGTTGATCCTATAGTGTTAACAAAGTGGAGGCACAGCACATACGTGCTGGATTTAAGTGACAAG TTGTCTGTCGTACACAAGCGTAATGCATCTGAACATCACACGGGAGTTATTGCTCCCCCACCTTATCATGAACAA GAATCTCCAACCACTCCAAAGCAAGGCTTTTCTGATTCTGATTCCTGCCCTTCCTCTCCAAAGCACCCTACAGCT gcttCAGAGAAATGTGGAGTGTTAAATGTAACCAAAATCACAGAACATGGAAAGAAAGTTAG GAAGAACTGGACATCCTCGTGGACTGTGCTGCAGGGCTTCACGTTGTTATTTGCCAAAGGTCAAGGTGGCGGGACTGGTTGG TCGTACTACCAAAGGGGCTCGATCCCTGAGCTGCTCCTCTCGCTGCTAGCCAACTGGAAACGCTCGGTCAAGTGGCGGCCCGCTGTCTCCTATGTAAACTCTGGCCCTGTTACAGCTGCCACT AAGTTTGGGGGCAGTCAATCTAAACCCGAATTTATTGTGGATCTTAGAGGGGCGATCTTGGAATGGGCTTCAAAAGACAAATCCAGCAAGAAGCGTGTCTTGgag CTAAAAACACGGCAAGGAACTGAGCTGCTAATTCAGTCTGAAAATGACACTGTTATCAACGACTGGTACAAAGCACTGGGAGAGATAATAAGTACTCAT GCTTGGGAGTCTGACGAAGCAATCGAAGAAGACATGCCAGAGTCTCCTGGAGCCGATAAACACGACAAGGACAGCAGAGACTCGAAGAAATCACGCT CCATGAAGAGCTCTGTCAGTATAGATTCTTCAGACCAGAAGAAGACCAAGGTAAAACTGAAGAAGTTCCTGACTCGCCGACCCACACTGCAGGCAGTCAGAGACAAGGGCTATATTAAAG ATCAAGTATTTGGATGTAACCTGACCAGCCTCTGTCAGAGGGAGAACTCTACTGTGCCACACTTTGTTAGGATGTGTATCGATCATTTAGAAAAGAACG gtTTAAATGTTGATGGTTTATACAGAGTAAGTGGAAACCTGGCTGTGATACAGAAGCTACGATTCGCTATAAATCACG ATGAGAATGTGGACCTGAAGGATAGTAAATGGGAAGATACTCATGTCATCACTGGAGCGCTGAAGATGTTCTTTAGAGAACTGCCCGAGCCTCTCTTCACACATAACTACTTCAATGACTTTGTCAGTGCTATCA AAAGTCAGGATTACAAGCAGCGTGTGCAGTCTATAAACAACTTAATCAAGCAGTTGCCAAAACCTCACCAGGACACCATGCAGGCACTCTTCAAACACCTCagaaa AGTTATAGAGCATGGAGAAGAGAACCGTATGAACACTCAAAGTGTTGCTATAGTGTTTGGCCCGACTCTCCTAAGACCCGAGACAGAGACTGGAAACATTGCAGTACATATGGTATATCAGAACCAGATTGTAGAATTGATCCTATTGGAGTACGAGAGCATTTTCGTCAGGTAA